The DNA segment ACCTGGGCAGCGAGATCTGGCCGAGAGGCGAGCGTGGCTTTGCTTACCAGCTTGGGAACCATGCTATCGAAAAATAGATCCGGGCCACGCTTCTCTACATCCTCGGCAGAGCTAAGCCGGGCCCGACGGCCCTCTTCCGTGTCCGGGCCAGCGCGTGTATTGCAAAGGATCAGGGCCTGCACCCGCTCCCGCGCTCTGCGCCAGAGCTCGAACAGGATGTATCCACCGATAGAGATTCCGCCGAAGATTGCTTTGTCGGCTCCGGCTTCGTCGCAGATTCGCAGCACATCGGCGACGTGCTTCTGCATGGTAGCTACGCCATCCCCCAGCCCTGATTCTCCATGGCCGCGCAAGTCGGGAAGAATCACTCGATATCGCGTGGAGAGCCTCTCAGCAACAGGCATCCAGACGAGGTAATTCAAGGGAAAGGCGTGCAGCAGCACCAGTGGAGGACCCTGGCCGAGAACTTCATAGAACAACTCAGCGTCGCCGCTATGGATCATCATCGGCGGAAGGATATCAACTCACTGGCGAGGTTGTAAGGCACACATGCGCGCGGGCTAAGGAAAAATACCTGCGTGAAGTACAGCAAAGTACCGAAGGCGCGGGCTATGGCCGCGCATCAGTTAAAGCAGAAAGCGCAACGTGCCGATGTCCTGGAAAGAGGTACGGAGCGAAAGAGGAATCAAATATGGGCCGGGTTATCGAGTTTTACATTCCGGATTCGTTCCAGCCGAAGTGGCAACGATCCGCTGAATCGAAAGAGCAGCCGGGAGAAGAGCGCGGAAAGCTGATCGAATTTCCCAGCGCGGAAAACCAGAAGTCTGCCTGATGACAGGCAGGGTTGCCTGTCCTACACAGGGAGTGGCTGTTCCACAGAGGTTCGGCTGTCAGGCCGCACAGACTGTTGCGTAGTGAAGGGCAGCTTCCGGTGATTTAGGAATGCTGCCCGGTTACGGAGATCGCGTTGGTCGCGGGAACGCTCGGCGGCGGGGCTTCGGGCACGATGATCCACGCCACGATGTAGGCGATGATCCCCAGGGGCAGCGTCAGCAAGATAATAAATACGAAGAGAAGCCGAACCAGAGTCACATCCGCATCGAAGTAATCCGCAAACCCCGCTGCTACCCCTCCTATTTTCCTGTCTGTGCGTGAGCGCATCAACTTCTTAGGCATGTAAGTTTGACCGCCTATCAGCCTGCCGCAGTATGCGCAGACGCGGGCGTCATCCTGAATTTGTTTGCCGCAATAATTGCAGAACATCGCTTCCCTCCCAGCGAGCTGATTAGAAGCGCACGCCCCCAGTTCACAGCTCGTCCATCGGAACTGGTCCTCTCTAGAATACGCTTCCACGCTGTCCCTGGTTCCCGGAGACCCAAGGGGTGCGGAATAGAGTCTAAGTCTTTTTTATTTCGCAGGTTACGCTTAGGGGTTCTGGTAGGGCTCTCTCAGGTGCTTGCGTGCGAGTTCAGCGCGGGCTCCAGTCCCGTCGGAGGCAATCACCGCCTCATATCTCTTGACGGCATCATCACGCTTATTGATGAGGTCATACATTTCGCCCGCCCCCAGCGTAGCTCGGGCGCGCATGTCGGGATCAACCTTGGCGTTTTGCAGGACTCTGTCGTAAGCATCGGCAGCACCGGCATAGTCGCGCTGCCCGCGAAGAGCTTCGGCGAGCCCGTAGTAGACCATGGCCAACCGTGGATCGCCATATACACCCACCTGCGCATTGGAAAGGATTTGGCGATAGCTGGCGACAGCCTCCGGCCCGTGTCCCCCGGCGTTATAAAGATTCGCCAACTCCAAAGCAAAAAGAAAATTGTGCGGATAGATGCCGCAAAGGCCATCGATCAGTTTGATGGCTTCCGTGTAGCGTTGCTCGCGCCGCAGGAATAGCGCCAGGGCGATGGCCGAGTCTACCGTGTTCTCGCCTCCGCCGTTGATGGCGTCATAGAGATACTCGATGCCCTTCTTCTTGCTGCCGCTCAGTCCGACGATCGATGCCGCCACTTTGGTGGCGAAGTTCAGGCTCCCGATCACGTAATTGTGAATGCCCACGATCATCTTGGCATCGCTGTAGTTGGGATTGAGTTCCAGCACTCTCTCATGATCGTGGCGTGCCCCCACGGCGCTGCGCAAAGCAGAAAACCAGGCCTTTTCGATCAGCCCGATGTACATGGCGTGCAATCCCCGCGTGACTCCGCGGGTATAGAGGGCGTCAACGTCATTGGGATTGGACTTGAGCTTCGTTTCGGAAAGCCCTAGGGAACGCTCCGTCAGTTCCCGGATCCGCGTCTTTACCGTGGGGTCCATGGGAAACTGTTTGCTGTTCAGGAAGGCGTCCTTCGCATACAGCTCCGAATCGAGGGCTCCAATCCGGTACATCTCCCTGAAGATTACACCGGAGAGCAGGTGATTGACGGCAAACGGATCGTTGGGCGCGAGCTCGACGGCGAGCTCAAACTCCCGCACCGCTTTGTCGTAGTCGAGATTGTAGAAATAATCAAATCCGCGGCGAGTATGGGGATCATCCGGACGGAAGTGAATGATCCGCTGGATGGGCGCCGCCTGGCCCTGCGCGTTGCCACTTCCGGCCAGCACACAGGCACAGCCGAATAAAAGACGCGCCGCAAACGCGCGGGGGAGGCGTTTCATAGCTACCTGTAAGAAAGTCTACAGGATTTGAATGATGACAACCGCCACTCCGGGTACTTTTGACACGGATACAACAGTGTGGTGACAAAAAACTTCTCACTTTGAGTAAAACTTTCGGATCGCGGGAGAACCTGATTCACCAATTGTCAATGCAACCCGTTGCAAGGTTGAATCTTGTATAGCGCACCTGGTTTGGTCCGAAACGTGCGCGATATGTTCGGGGATCGCTTATGGATCAGGCAGCACAAGGTGTCCAGCACGAATTTTGGCGTCCGGCCATGCAACATACGCAGTCGCCCGCGCTAAGTACTTCCGTTTCTATCCCAATTGACGCCTGCCACACGTGTGGAACCGAATTCATGGTGGGGGCCCGGTTCTGTCACGTTTGCGGTGCGTTGCGGGAGCCAGTCATCACCTCAGCCTCGAAGAGGATCGCCCATTGGCTCGACATCCAGCGGCTGTCCAATTTTCTGGAAATGTCCCTGGGATCGCTGATCGCCCTGTTCGTGGGAATTGTCTGTGTCGCGGCCGCTATTCTGACCGGCCTCATCTACACAGCGAATACGGTTTTGGATTGGCAGGCGATCCAGCTCTGGCGGATGGAATGGCTGCTGGCTGCCACTACCTCGTTCGTCGCCGGCATTCTGCTGAAGAAGGCAAAGAAGTAAACTGAAATCTTTCGCGAACTCTGGCCTTCGGCCGCTCCTCCAGGCCAACGGGTTAGCGCATCTCGAATCGCTGCAAGCTAAAAAGCAGGTCCCTCGACTCCGCGCCCGCGACCGCACAAGATGCGGGTCCAAAGGCGGCTGAGTGCGTTGCTCGGGATAACAACTTCGGAGAGAGCATGATGTGCTCAGTGACGGTTTTCACTTTTCTATCTCCCGAGCAGTAGATTTAGCGGGCCCGTTCCCCGTCCTATCGGGTGCGCGCTAGAAATTGCTTCTCGTACGAAGTCCCTGGTCTCAGCAACGGCTTCCCCGATCTGCTTCCCGAGAGCTAAATTGCACGCCAGTGCCATAGCGAAGGCGCAGCCTGTCCCATGGGTTGACCGGGATTCGATTCGCTCGCCTGTGAGAACCTTTTGCACGCGGCCTGAGTCCGCCTCCAGACTCACCAGCTCCGCCGGGTGCGCCAGGTGCCCGCCAGTAATGACTACTCCTCGGGCTCCCAGCTCATGCAGGCGCAGAGCTGCAGCTTTCATTTCATCCACATTGCGCACACGCATGCCTGTAAGCGCCTCGGCCTCGTTCAGGTTAGGCGTGACAACCTTGGCGAGGCGCAGCAAGCGCTCTCGCAGAACCGTAACGCCTTGCTGATCGAGCAACTCCACTCCTGAACTCGAGCTCAGAACTGGATCCAGAACCACGTGTTTAGGCACCGCGCTTTCGAGGAAATCCGCAACCGCTGTGGCCACCGGGCCCGACCCGAGCATGCCGATGCGGACGGCGGCAAGGTCCACGTCAGCCGCCAATTCCTCGAGCGTCGCCTTGACCAGCTCCGGATTGAGCGTCACCACCGACTTCACTCCCTGCGTCGATTGCACCGTCAGCGCAGTGATGCACGTAACCGCATAGCATCCGTGGGAGGCAGCAGTCTTGATGTCCGCCGTGATCCCTGCTCCTGACGAGGGATCGTATCCGGCGA comes from the Terriglobales bacterium genome and includes:
- the thiD gene encoding bifunctional hydroxymethylpyrimidine kinase/phosphomethylpyrimidine kinase → MDGTHAPPIVLSIAGYDPSSGAGITADIKTAASHGCYAVTCITALTVQSTQGVKSVVTLNPELVKATLEELAADVDLAAVRIGMLGSGPVATAVADFLESAVPKHVVLDPVLSSSSGVELLDQQGVTVLRERLLRLAKVVTPNLNEAEALTGMRVRNVDEMKAAALRLHELGARGVVITGGHLAHPAELVSLEADSGRVQKVLTGERIESRSTHGTGCAFAMALACNLALGKQIGEAVAETRDFVREAISSAHPIGRGTGPLNLLLGR
- a CDS encoding tetratricopeptide repeat protein — encoded protein: MKRLPRAFAARLLFGCACVLAGSGNAQGQAAPIQRIIHFRPDDPHTRRGFDYFYNLDYDKAVREFELAVELAPNDPFAVNHLLSGVIFREMYRIGALDSELYAKDAFLNSKQFPMDPTVKTRIRELTERSLGLSETKLKSNPNDVDALYTRGVTRGLHAMYIGLIEKAWFSALRSAVGARHDHERVLELNPNYSDAKMIVGIHNYVIGSLNFATKVAASIVGLSGSKKKGIEYLYDAINGGGENTVDSAIALALFLRREQRYTEAIKLIDGLCGIYPHNFLFALELANLYNAGGHGPEAVASYRQILSNAQVGVYGDPRLAMVYYGLAEALRGQRDYAGAADAYDRVLQNAKVDPDMRARATLGAGEMYDLINKRDDAVKRYEAVIASDGTGARAELARKHLREPYQNP
- a CDS encoding PspC domain-containing protein; its protein translation is MFCNYCGKQIQDDARVCAYCGRLIGGQTYMPKKLMRSRTDRKIGGVAAGFADYFDADVTLVRLLFVFIILLTLPLGIIAYIVAWIIVPEAPPPSVPATNAISVTGQHS
- a CDS encoding alpha/beta hydrolase — protein: MMIHSGDAELFYEVLGQGPPLVLLHAFPLNYLVWMPVAERLSTRYRVILPDLRGHGESGLGDGVATMQKHVADVLRICDEAGADKAIFGGISIGGYILFELWRRARERVQALILCNTRAGPDTEEGRRARLSSAEDVEKRGPDLFFDSMVPKLVSKATLASRPDLAAQVRAMMDKMSVAAVAAVQRGLAARPDSITTLKTIDVPTLIVVGEEDSLTPVSEAQLMHQGIEGSLLRVIPKGGHVAAFEQPEEMHRVMRGFLEQLPVRS